Proteins co-encoded in one Arachis hypogaea cultivar Tifrunner chromosome 13, arahy.Tifrunner.gnm2.J5K5, whole genome shotgun sequence genomic window:
- the LOC112736463 gene encoding ABC transporter G family member 3: MEEIQSQSDAYRSSSSSASSPASRVPSSHFFYLRKPGSLRQPISFEDSPEWEDTDVEARGDEGGGDTINVATPASPSLSKLNSGSLASPYGSYILEGAVLPHKIVGASVVWRDLTVTIKGKRKYSDNVIKSSTGYALPGTMTVIMGPAKSGKSTLLRAIAGRLHPSTRTYGEVFVNGAKSHLSYGSYGFVERKTNLIGSLTVREFLYYSALLQLPGFLFQKKNVVEEAIQAMSLGDYANTLIGGHCYSKGLSGGERRRVSIARELVMRPQILFIDEPLYCLDSVSALLMMVTLKKLASSGCTLIFTIYQSSTEVFGLFDRICLLSNGNTLFFGETLACLQHFSNAGFPCPIMQSPSDHFLRAINTDFDRIIAMCKNWQDDNGDFSSVNMDTAVAICTLEATYKSSADAAAVENMVMKLTEKEGPSLKYKGKASAATRIAVLTWRSLLVMSREWKYYWIRLVLCMLLTLCIGTIFSGLGHSLSSVGTRVTAIFVFVSFYSLLSIAGVPGLIKEIKMYECEESNQHSSALVFLLGQFLSSMPFLFLISISSSLVFYFLVGLRDEFNFLMYFVLNIFMSLLASEALMLLVATLWQDIFWSFLTTLCIQVVMMLSAGYLRIRNDLPGPVWIYPMSYISFHTYSIQGLLENEYLGSTFSIGEVRTISGFQALQNIYDISSDTNSKWSNLLVLFLMAVVYRFLVFILLCRKSSLLISCRCQRVGTEFTS; encoded by the exons ATGGAAGAAATACAGTCTCAATCGGATGCATATCGGTCTTCTTCTTCATCAGCAAGTAGCCCGGCGAGTAGGGTGCCATCAAGTCACTTCTTCTACCTTAGAAAGCCGGGTTCTCTTCGACAACCAATCTCATTTGAGGACTCACCTGAATGGGAAGACACTGATGTTGAAGCTAGAGGTGATGAAGGAGGAGGAGACACTATCAATGTTGCAACCCCGGCTTCACCTTCGCTTTCTAAGCTCAACAGTGGTTCCTTGGCATCTCCATATGGTTCATATATATTGGAGGGTGCAGTTCTTCCTCATAAGATCGTTGGTGCTTCTGTTGTGTGGAGGGATTTGACTGTTACCATAAAGGGAAAAAGGAAGTACTCTGATAATGTTATTAAGAGTTCAACTGGTTATGCCTTACCTGGTACAATGACTGTGATTATGGGACCTGCTAAATCAGGGAAATCGACGTTGTTACGCGCCATTGCAG GAAGATTGCATCCTTCAACCAGGACTTATGGTGAAGTGTTTGTGAATGGGGCGAAATCGCACTTGTCCTATGGATCATAT GGTTTTGTGGAGAGAAAGACCAATCTGATTGGATCACTCACTGTGAGAGAGTTTCTGTACTATTCAGCTCTGCTTCAACTCCCAGGATTCTTATTTCAGAAAAAGAATGTGGTAGAGGAAGCTATCCAAGCGATGTCTTTAGGTGACTATGCAAATACACTTATTGGTGGACATTGTTATTCAAAGGGCCTCTCCGGGGGCGAGAGAAGACGTGTTAGCATTGCGAGGGAGCTTGTGATGAGACCACAAATCCTGTTTATAGATGAACCTCTTTATTGTCTGGACAG tgTCTCAGCACTTTTGATGATGGTTacattgaagaaacttgcaagcAGTGGCTGCACTCTTATTTTTACTATTTACCAGAGCAGCACAGAAGTCTTCGGCCTTTTTGATCGAATATGCCTTCTTTCGAATGGAAATACTTTGTTCTTTGGAGAAACATTAGCTTGCTTGCAG CACTTCTCAAATGCTGGATTTCCCTGCCCTATCATGCAAAGTCCTTCCGATCACTTTCTTCGAGCAATCAATACAGATTTTGACAGGATAATTGCAATGTGTAAAAACTGGCAG GATGATAATGGAGACTTTTCTTCGGTCAACATGGACACAGCAGTGGCTATTTGCACACTTGAAGCAACATATAAATCATCTGCAGATGCAGCTGCTGTTGAAAATATGGTTATGAAACTCACAGAGAag GAAGGTCCATCTCTTAAATACAAAGGCAAAGCTAGTGCTGCTACTCGCATAGCAGTCTTGACATGGAGGTCTTTATTGGTTATGTCAAGGGAGTGGAAATATTACTGGATTCGTCTGGTTCTCTGTATGCTTCTTACACTTTGCATTGGTACTATATTTTCCGGCTTGGGGCACTCGCTTTCTTCAGTTGGG ACTAGAGTTACAGCAATTTTTGTATTTGTATCATTCTATTCGCTTCTAAGCATTGCTGGCGTGCCTGGACTTATTAAAGAAATCAAG ATGTATGAATGTGAAGAATCTAACCAGCATTCAAGTGCACTAGTATTTTTACTTGGACAATTCTTGTCCAGCATGCCATTCCTTTTCCTCATCTCCATTTCATCAAGTCTAGTTTTCTACTTCCTAGTAGGGCTGAGAGATGAATTCAACTTCTTAATGTACTTTGTGCTCAACATTTTCATGTCTCTTTTAGCAAGTGAAGCACTTATGCTActtgttgctactttatggcaaGATATCTTCTGGAGTTTCTTAACAACTTTGTGCATTCAG GTAGTGATGATGCTTTCCGCCGGATATCTTAGAATCCGAAATGATTTGCCTGGACCAGTGTGGATATATCCAATGTCATATATATCCTTTCATACATACTCTATTCAG GGTCTATTGGAGAATGAGTACCTAGGAAGTACCTTTTCAATTGGGGAGGTGAGGACCATATCAGGATTTCAAGCTCTCCAAAACATCTATGACATCTCTTCTGACACCAATTCAAAGTGGTCAAATTTGCTGGTTTTGTTTCTCATGGCAGTTGTTTATCGTTTTCTTGTGTTCATTTTATTATGCAGAAAATCATCTCTGCTTATTAGTTGTAGGTGTCAAAGAGTAGGTACAGAATTTACTAGTTGA